CTGCCCGCGAACAACTCCTGAACATCTCGACACAACTTGGCAATCAAATCCGCGGCCTGATGAAGACCTTCGGTCTGATCATCCCGAAAACGAAGGGGCGAGTGTTTGATGGCGATGTGCGGAAGCTTTTGGATGGGAACAACGAGCTTGCGAAGATTATCTTGCCTCTTTTGGAGGCGTGGCACGATATCCGCAAGCGCGCAGCCGATCTTGGTCGCCAGTTGCTGATAGTGGCACGTGAGAGCGAAGCCACGAAGCTGTTGATGACAATCCCGGGCATCGGCGCAGTCACGGCGGTATCCTACGTTACGGCAATTGAAGACCCAGGAAACTTTCGAACGTCGCGGTCGGTTGGCGCCTGGCTTGGGTTGACAACCCGGCGCTACCAATCAGGCGAAGTCGATTGTGACGGCCATATCTCGCGAAGGGGTGACAATCGTTTACGTGGGCTGCTTTATGAAGCGGCGACAGCGCTGCTGACGAGAACCAGTGCCAGGACCGAGAGCAGTCTCAAGAGTTGGGGACTTAAGCTGCGGGAGCGACTTGGCTTCAAGCGGGCCGCTGTGGCCGTCGCCCGGAAACTCGCGGTCATCATGCACAGCATGCTCAAGACGGGAGAAGTGTTCAACGCATCGGCTGGCGCGACCATATAGGAGACGCTCAGCCTTCGTCCCTCAGCGCGCCATGTAACTTTGCGTGCTGAGCGTCCCTGCTGCGGACGTGGGCAGGATCATTCCGCTATCGCTGGCTGCAGCTCGTTGAGACTGCGTTTCGAACATTAGGAAGATCCCACCTGCGAAGACCATTGTGCGGCGACATTTGTCGACCGCGGAGACAACCCTGCTCCCAGCACTGGATAGCTCTGAAGGACATGGCCGGTGAGGGCAGTCCATTCAATCCGTTCCAGCCGTGTTGCCTCTCTCGCAAGCCGGCAAGGGAATTGCGTGCTCAAACCAGCTTGACGGATGGAGTGCGATTAGACAACCAGCGATGCTCGGAACCGTCGATCTGAACCAGCTCGCCGTAGGCCTCGCGCCGCAGCCGCGGCTGATGGAACGTCCGTCGCTGCTTGCGCGACAGCCACAGGCCGGCCTCCGACATCCATTGGCGCAAGGTCTCGCGCGACACCGTCAGACCATCACGCTCCGCAAGCTTCTCGGCCGCCAGCGTCGGACCAAAGTCCGCATAGCGCTCGCGCACGATCGCCATGGCGTAATCGCGTACGCCGTCGCAGATCCGGTTGTTCGATGGCCGGCCGATCGCCTGGTGCCGGATCGACGCCGCACCGCCAGCGCCGATCCGGTCCAACAGACGACGCACCTGGCGGGTACTCAAGCCAAGCACATGCGCCGCCGACACCAGCGTCATCCGCCCGGCAATCACTTTCGACAAGACCTCAATCCGCTGCAGGTCACGCTCGCTCATCGCAATCAATCCCATCCGCAATCTCCCAGGTCATCAAAACCCGGGGAGAGTGACATTCTTACTTTGCAGGATCAGGACACTTCAACTTTGCGGTGGAGAATCTAATCCAAGTGCAACAATGACGTGTGAAGCGTAGAGGGTTAGCCACTTTCGCGCAAATGGGCCATGAAGACTTCGGCGGGCGTGCGGTAACCAAGGCACTTCCTCGGCAGTGAATTGAGATGGTGGGCGAGGGCGACCAGTTGCGGCTGGTTGACGGCAGACAGGTCCGTATCGCTCGGCACAAAGCGACGGATGCGCTTGTTGGTGTTCTCGACCGCGCCTTTCTGCCACGGTGAATTCGGATCGCAAAACCAGCTCCTGGCGCCGAGTCCATCTTCCAAAGCCTTGAAACCGCGAAACTCGGTACCACGGTCGAAGGTGAAGCTCTGCCGGGCAAA
The sequence above is drawn from the Ensifer canadensis genome and encodes:
- a CDS encoding IS110 family transposase, giving the protein MNQYIGLDVSLKDTAISIREDGKRIWRGKCPSDPNLLAQMIRKKAPRAQRVVFETGPLSTWFYHALTSEGLPAICIEARHAQKVLNETLNKTDANDADGLAQLAEAGFYKAVRVKSFDAMMTRTLVAAREQLLNISTQLGNQIRGLMKTFGLIIPKTKGRVFDGDVRKLLDGNNELAKIILPLLEAWHDIRKRAADLGRQLLIVARESEATKLLMTIPGIGAVTAVSYVTAIEDPGNFRTSRSVGAWLGLTTRRYQSGEVDCDGHISRRGDNRLRGLLYEAATALLTRTSARTESSLKSWGLKLRERLGFKRAAVAVARKLAVIMHSMLKTGEVFNASAGATI